In Vagococcus hydrophili, one DNA window encodes the following:
- the pyrE gene encoding orotate phosphoribosyltransferase, which produces MKQIAEQLLEIKAVALSPNDPFTWASGLKSPIYCDNRLTMSFPKVRRDVAQGLAKKIKETYPDVEVIAGTATAGIPHAAWVAEILDLPMVYIRGKAKDHGKKNQIEGQISEGQKMVVVEDLISTGGSVLEACEAAENEGANVLGVAAIFTYELPKGIENFENAKTSFVTLTNYSELIEVATEKDYITEADAVLLKKWKKNPAEWNK; this is translated from the coding sequence ATGAAACAAATCGCAGAGCAATTACTAGAAATTAAAGCAGTGGCACTTAGTCCAAACGATCCTTTTACATGGGCAAGTGGTTTAAAGAGCCCGATTTATTGTGATAACCGTTTAACGATGAGTTTTCCAAAAGTTCGCCGTGACGTGGCACAAGGATTAGCAAAAAAAATCAAAGAAACGTATCCAGACGTTGAAGTCATTGCAGGAACAGCAACAGCTGGTATTCCTCATGCGGCTTGGGTAGCTGAGATTTTAGATTTACCAATGGTTTACATCCGCGGAAAAGCAAAAGATCATGGTAAAAAGAACCAGATTGAGGGTCAAATTTCTGAAGGTCAAAAAATGGTCGTTGTGGAAGATTTAATCTCAACAGGAGGAAGTGTACTTGAAGCCTGTGAAGCTGCTGAAAACGAAGGAGCTAACGTTTTAGGAGTTGCTGCTATTTTCACTTATGAATTGCCAAAAGGCATCGAAAATTTTGAAAATGCCAAAACATCATTTGTTACCTTAACGAACTACAGTGAATTAATCGAAGTAGCAACAGAAAAAGACTATATTACAGAAGCTGATGCTGTTTTACTTAAGAAATGGAAAAAAAATCCAGCAGAGTGGAATAAATAA
- the glgD gene encoding glucose-1-phosphate adenylyltransferase subunit GlgD translates to MKTNKTCAIIADIKKMDTLLPLTNRRPVSLLPFDGIYRMIDFNLSNVIDADIHSIYMIFNQGMTQSVIDHINGGKEWNLNSLPNRYFMHFFQGLKERNPEEDHYYDSVIEYIQKSDSEFTVFMGNKMLCNLDLSQVRNVHKMHREDITVVYKKMPQEKIAPEDIILDISDNGKVKGITSAQNAIVENEVDNLFMNICIVKSDWLIQELTKWRQNEDIATIEDVLKDAIKTKTTWAFEYTGYLSNIFDIKSYYDANMEMLDSSKFLSLLHSSKKIYMKNINEVPTYYAKTSRVNGSQVAAGCLVYGNVEHSLLSTGTIVKENATISDSIVMAKSTIKKDAVVKYAILDKNVVIEEGVSVIGTPENPIVIKKNAHIVEDMIQMEEQVDESLILHSGV, encoded by the coding sequence ATGAAGACTAATAAAACGTGTGCCATCATAGCTGATATAAAAAAAATGGATACGCTATTGCCATTAACAAATCGTAGACCTGTGTCATTGCTTCCTTTTGATGGTATTTACCGCATGATTGATTTTAATTTATCAAATGTGATTGATGCGGACATTCATTCAATTTATATGATTTTTAATCAAGGAATGACCCAATCAGTTATTGATCACATCAATGGTGGTAAAGAGTGGAATTTGAATAGTCTCCCAAATCGTTACTTTATGCATTTTTTCCAAGGGTTAAAAGAACGTAACCCTGAGGAAGATCATTATTATGATTCTGTGATTGAGTACATTCAAAAATCTGATTCTGAGTTTACTGTTTTTATGGGCAATAAAATGCTGTGTAATCTAGACTTGTCTCAAGTGCGCAATGTCCATAAAATGCACCGAGAAGATATAACAGTGGTTTATAAAAAAATGCCACAAGAAAAAATTGCTCCAGAAGATATTATTTTAGATATTTCAGATAATGGCAAAGTAAAAGGTATTACCTCGGCTCAAAACGCCATTGTTGAAAACGAAGTGGATAATCTATTCATGAATATCTGTATTGTTAAATCAGATTGGTTAATCCAAGAGTTAACTAAATGGCGCCAAAATGAAGACATCGCGACGATTGAAGATGTTTTAAAAGATGCGATTAAAACAAAAACAACTTGGGCCTTTGAGTATACTGGTTATTTAAGTAATATTTTTGATATTAAATCTTACTATGATGCCAATATGGAGATGCTTGATTCAAGTAAGTTCTTATCACTTCTTCATTCAAGTAAGAAAATCTACATGAAAAATATCAACGAAGTCCCTACGTATTATGCTAAAACAAGTCGTGTTAATGGTAGTCAAGTGGCAGCTGGTTGTCTTGTTTACGGAAATGTGGAACATTCTTTATTATCAACTGGAACGATCGTCAAAGAAAATGCGACAATCAGTGATTCTATTGTTATGGCGAAATCAACCATTAAGAAAGACGCCGTTGTGAAGTACGCTATTTTAGATAAAAATGTTGTGATTGAAGAGGGCGTTAGTGTTATCGGAACACCAGAAAACCCAATCGTTATTAAAAAGAATGCCCATATTGTTGAAGATATGATTCAAATGGAGGAACAAGTTGATGAGAGTCTTATTTTGCACAGCGGAGTGTAG
- the glgA gene encoding glycogen synthase GlgA, with the protein MRVLFCTAECSPFFKTGGLGDVAGALPKELKRNGVDVRVVLPFFSKISQKFKDQCQDIVNFTVEVGWRKQYCGIKYLNHEGIDYYFIDNLYYFDRPNIYGDYDDGEKFAFFQQAIIEMMEKIDFIPDVMHLNDHHTAMIPFLLKEKYGWVNSFNHIRKVLTIHNLEFQGQYGPDILPEVFGMSTERFEDGTLRFNEAVNYMKAGILYADKITTVSPSYAREIQTAEFGFGLDPILRMESHNLSGILNGIDYDVFNPETDWRLNNHYNVDNIGVKQLNKRELQERLGLPIRDDVPLIGMVSRLTYQKGFHVLLQEMENLLQFDVQVVLLGTGDAMFEQQFAYFGYKYPDKASINISFDETLAQQIYAGSDLFLMPSATEPCGLSQMMAMRYGTLPIVHEIGGLRDSVQPYNPGNGEGTGFGFNNFQPYYLMEVIKKAIFLYWDERETFENVMRQAMRKDFSWQQSSQQYIALYNGLHS; encoded by the coding sequence ATGAGAGTCTTATTTTGCACAGCGGAGTGTAGTCCGTTTTTTAAAACAGGTGGCTTAGGCGACGTAGCAGGAGCCTTACCTAAAGAATTAAAAAGAAATGGCGTGGACGTGAGAGTTGTCCTGCCTTTCTTTTCAAAAATATCTCAAAAATTCAAAGATCAGTGCCAAGATATCGTTAATTTCACAGTGGAAGTCGGTTGGAGAAAACAATATTGCGGAATTAAGTATTTAAATCATGAGGGCATTGATTATTATTTTATTGATAATTTATATTATTTTGATCGTCCGAATATTTACGGAGATTATGATGATGGGGAAAAATTCGCTTTCTTCCAACAAGCTATCATTGAGATGATGGAAAAGATTGATTTTATTCCTGATGTGATGCACCTTAATGATCATCATACAGCCATGATTCCCTTTCTTTTAAAAGAAAAATACGGCTGGGTTAATAGCTTTAACCACATAAGAAAAGTTTTAACGATTCATAATTTGGAATTTCAAGGACAATATGGCCCTGATATCTTACCGGAAGTTTTTGGCATGAGTACAGAGCGTTTTGAAGATGGGACCTTGCGTTTTAATGAGGCGGTCAATTATATGAAAGCTGGGATTTTATACGCTGATAAGATTACAACCGTAAGTCCTAGTTATGCTCGTGAAATTCAAACGGCTGAGTTTGGCTTTGGTTTAGACCCAATCTTGCGGATGGAATCTCATAATTTAAGCGGTATTTTAAATGGGATTGACTATGATGTGTTTAATCCTGAAACGGATTGGCGTTTAAATAATCACTACAACGTAGACAACATTGGGGTTAAACAATTGAATAAACGAGAACTACAAGAGCGTTTAGGTTTACCCATTAGAGACGATGTTCCTTTAATCGGAATGGTCAGTCGACTAACATATCAAAAAGGTTTCCATGTGTTACTTCAAGAGATGGAAAATCTTTTACAATTTGATGTACAAGTCGTCTTACTAGGAACGGGAGATGCGATGTTTGAGCAACAGTTTGCTTACTTTGGCTATAAGTACCCAGATAAAGCAAGTATTAATATTTCTTTTGATGAAACACTGGCTCAACAAATTTATGCGGGTTCTGATCTTTTCTTAATGCCTTCAGCAACTGAACCTTGTGGCTTATCACAAATGATGGCCATGAGATATGGGACACTACCAATCGTTCACGAAATTGGTGGCTTGAGAGATAGTGTTCAACCATATAACCCAGGTAATGGCGAAGGGACTGGTTTTGGATTTAACAACTTCCAACCTTACTATTTGATGGAAGTAATCAAAAAAGCGATTTTCCTTTATTGGGATGAACGAGAAACGTTTGAAAATGTTATGAGACAAGCAATGAGAAAAGATTTTAGTTGGCAACAATCGTCACAACAATATATAGCACTTTACAATGGATTACATAGTTAA
- a CDS encoding peptidase E — protein sequence MRNLDRQLVLISGGGFSTETEAYIDSFALNLCPKKEKKTLVFIPTASHDAINYIEKFHHTFREHDTYHLTKDELKNVELLETADLIYIGGGNTHYMLDTWRETGFDQRLIKMYEKGKVIVGISAGAVCWFTDVFENNQSFKGLGILKGSLCPHYESNEKESILYNEWESQSSDIIHYKLSNNENLHIINERIISKITVL from the coding sequence GTGAGAAATCTGGATAGACAATTAGTTTTAATTTCAGGTGGTGGATTTTCAACTGAAACAGAGGCGTATATTGATAGCTTTGCTTTAAACTTGTGTCCTAAAAAAGAAAAAAAGACCTTAGTTTTTATTCCTACTGCAAGTCATGATGCGATTAACTATATTGAAAAATTTCATCATACCTTTAGAGAACACGATACGTATCACTTAACAAAGGATGAGTTAAAAAATGTAGAATTACTTGAAACAGCTGATCTCATTTATATCGGTGGCGGGAACACTCACTATATGCTAGATACTTGGCGGGAGACAGGTTTTGATCAGAGGTTAATAAAAATGTATGAGAAAGGCAAAGTGATTGTAGGGATAAGCGCAGGGGCAGTTTGTTGGTTCACAGATGTTTTTGAAAATAATCAGAGTTTTAAAGGATTAGGCATATTAAAAGGTAGCTTATGTCCTCATTATGAAAGTAATGAAAAGGAAAGTATTCTGTATAATGAGTGGGAAAGTCAATCCTCAGATATCATTCATTACAAACTAAGCAACAATGAAAACTTACATATCATCAATGAGAGAATTATCTCAAAAATTACCGTTTTATAG
- a CDS encoding glucose-1-phosphate adenylyltransferase gives MKKEVLAMILAGGKGSRLGKLTQNIAKPAVPFGGRYRIIDFTLSNCINSNISNVGVVTQYEPLVLNSHLGNGDSWGLDGINSDLTVLQPFSANDGSKWFEGTAHAIFQNMDYIDRMDPEYVLILSGDHIYTMDYEKMLEEHKEKKASLTVSVIEVPMDEASRFGIMNTDKNNRVIEFEEKPENPKNNLASMGIYIFNWAYLREFMLTTHQKDGEMLDFGKHVIPSYINSGERVYAYRFAGYWKDVGTVESLWQANMEFIDPENELNIRDRNWRITTRHRVSPPQFLTETAQVDESLVSSGCYVSGNVNHSIISTDAQIREGAQVTDSVIMSGARVGKNAIVYRAIIGENAVVGDNAVVEGKEEVAVVGNSEVIGVCNDED, from the coding sequence ATGAAAAAAGAAGTGTTAGCAATGATTTTAGCAGGTGGTAAAGGGTCAAGGTTAGGTAAATTAACGCAAAATATCGCGAAACCTGCTGTCCCTTTTGGTGGACGATACCGCATCATCGATTTTACCTTAAGTAACTGTATCAACTCTAATATCTCAAACGTAGGGGTTGTGACTCAATATGAACCACTTGTTTTGAATTCACATCTTGGGAATGGTGATAGTTGGGGACTTGACGGAATTAATTCCGATTTAACCGTTTTACAACCTTTCTCAGCCAACGATGGTAGTAAGTGGTTTGAAGGAACCGCTCATGCTATTTTTCAAAATATGGACTATATCGATCGAATGGATCCAGAGTATGTTTTGATTTTATCTGGAGACCATATTTATACCATGGACTATGAAAAGATGTTAGAAGAGCATAAAGAGAAAAAAGCGTCTCTTACCGTGTCAGTTATTGAAGTGCCAATGGATGAAGCCTCTCGCTTTGGTATTATGAATACCGATAAAAACAATCGAGTGATTGAATTTGAAGAAAAACCAGAAAATCCTAAGAACAATTTAGCTTCTATGGGGATTTACATCTTTAACTGGGCGTATTTAAGAGAATTTATGTTAACAACTCATCAAAAAGATGGAGAGATGCTAGATTTCGGGAAACATGTTATTCCTTCATATATTAACAGTGGGGAACGTGTCTATGCTTACCGCTTTGCCGGTTACTGGAAAGATGTGGGTACGGTGGAATCCTTATGGCAAGCGAATATGGAATTTATTGATCCAGAAAATGAGTTGAACATTCGTGATCGTAACTGGCGAATTACTACAAGACACCGTGTATCACCTCCTCAATTTTTAACTGAAACAGCCCAAGTGGATGAATCTCTTGTTTCAAGTGGCTGTTATGTATCGGGTAACGTGAATCATAGTATCATCTCAACCGATGCTCAAATTAGAGAAGGGGCTCAAGTGACTGATAGTGTTATCATGTCTGGGGCTAGAGTTGGTAAAAATGCGATTGTTTATCGTGCCATTATTGGTGAAAATGCTGTCGTTGGAGATAACGCTGTGGTTGAAGGTAAAGAAGAAGTTGCTGTAGTTGGAAATTCAGAAGTCATAGGAGTGTGTAACGATGAAGACTAA